Proteins from one Actinobacillus delphinicola genomic window:
- a CDS encoding alpha-hydroxy acid oxidase gives MSFDINVKYPSVEYLRRRAKQRMPRFSYDYLSEGCNEDINVHKNTAEIREVEVLSKYMTDYRESSTKKELFGEVYDAPFGISAVGLQGLMWPNCSEILAKTAKDHNLPFMLSTVTTMSIEECAKITDGRFWFQLYYPKDDEYRKDILKRAWDNGCRVLCLLADVPTFGYRPRDIYNGFGMPPAMYFRNILNAATKPTWAIETLQNGVLPRFKTLEKYMNKGMDLRQLGIFMDDFFDGKLTVDRIKGIQDIWPGKIVIKGMASPEDAQTALDLNLDGVIVSNHGGRQLDAGPSSIATLKPILDVLKGKMTVMMDSGMRSGPDIANCIASGAEFCFLGRAWMYGVGALGKKGGDQVAQILKREFLQVMQQLNCDKVENLPEFLIKPAKSIELPGKVQK, from the coding sequence ATGAGTTTCGATATTAATGTGAAATATCCAAGCGTTGAATATTTACGCCGTCGTGCTAAACAACGTATGCCACGTTTTTCTTATGACTACTTATCAGAAGGTTGTAACGAAGATATCAATGTTCACAAAAATACTGCAGAAATTCGTGAAGTAGAAGTATTATCAAAATACATGACTGACTATCGCGAATCTTCAACCAAGAAAGAGCTATTTGGCGAAGTTTATGATGCACCATTCGGTATCAGTGCCGTTGGTTTACAAGGTTTAATGTGGCCGAATTGTTCTGAAATTCTTGCGAAAACTGCAAAAGATCACAACCTTCCATTCATGCTCTCAACTGTAACTACAATGAGCATTGAAGAATGTGCGAAAATCACAGATGGTCGTTTCTGGTTCCAACTTTACTATCCAAAAGACGATGAATATCGTAAAGATATCTTAAAACGTGCATGGGATAACGGCTGTCGTGTACTTTGCTTATTAGCAGACGTACCAACCTTCGGTTACCGTCCACGTGATATCTATAACGGTTTCGGTATGCCACCTGCAATGTATTTCCGTAATATCTTAAACGCAGCAACCAAACCAACTTGGGCAATTGAAACATTACAAAATGGTGTATTACCACGTTTCAAAACTCTTGAAAAATACATGAACAAAGGTATGGATCTTCGTCAATTAGGTATCTTCATGGATGACTTCTTTGATGGTAAATTAACTGTTGATCGTATCAAAGGTATTCAAGATATTTGGCCAGGTAAAATCGTTATCAAAGGTATGGCGAGCCCAGAAGATGCACAAACTGCATTAGATCTTAACCTTGACGGTGTTATCGTGTCTAACCACGGTGGTCGTCAATTAGATGCGGGTCCATCAAGTATCGCAACCTTAAAACCAATCCTTGACGTATTAAAAGGCAAAATGACCGTTATGATGGATAGTGGTATGCGCAGTGGTCCAGATATCGCAAACTGTATCGCAAGCGGTGCTGAATTCTGTTTCTTAGGTCGTGCTTGGATGTACGGTGTTGGTGCATTAGGTAAGAAAGGTGGTGACCAAGTTGCTCAAATCTTGAAACGCGAATTCTTACAAGTAATGCAACAATTGAACTGTGATAAAGTAGAAAACTTACCAGAATTCTTAATCAAACCTGCTAAATCAATCGAATTACCAGGTAAAGTTCAAAAATAA
- the dapE gene encoding succinyl-diaminopimelate desuccinylase, translated as MQKNELGSTIDLAQNLIKRPSISPNDAGCQEILKTRLCKKGFQITDLHFDDTHNLWATHGHGEPVFVFAGHTDVVPVGDESQWHTPPFSGEIIGDRLFGRGAADMKGSLAAMIVAAENFVTAHPNHNGTVAFLITSDEEDSGKNGTKRVVEWLIENQQPVTYCLVGEPSSTEKLGDVVKNGRRGSLIGYLRIFGIQGHVAYPHLAENPIHRVLPFLTQLVNYEWDQGNEFFPKTSLQITNIHAGQGSTNVIPPYVDIQFNLRYSSELNHEIIENIVETLLKENALKYEIKWHLSGKPFFTAPGRFTNAVKNAVKNVTQVESELNTTGGTSDGRFIAQTGAEVVELGPINALIHKVNEWTSCEDLIKLEKIYQMILEDLLSK; from the coding sequence ATGCAAAAGAATGAACTAGGTTCGACAATTGATCTTGCACAAAATTTGATAAAACGACCAAGTATTAGCCCAAATGATGCGGGTTGCCAAGAAATCTTAAAAACACGCTTATGTAAAAAAGGATTTCAGATAACTGATTTACATTTTGATGATACGCATAATTTATGGGCAACGCATGGGCATGGCGAACCAGTTTTTGTTTTTGCAGGGCATACGGATGTCGTACCTGTTGGCGATGAGAGTCAATGGCACACGCCCCCGTTTTCGGGAGAAATTATTGGCGATCGTTTATTTGGGCGTGGTGCAGCGGATATGAAAGGCTCACTTGCCGCCATGATTGTTGCTGCTGAAAATTTTGTAACAGCCCATCCAAATCATAACGGAACCGTTGCTTTTCTAATTACTTCAGATGAAGAAGATAGTGGTAAGAATGGGACAAAACGAGTGGTGGAGTGGCTTATCGAAAATCAACAGCCTGTCACTTATTGTTTAGTTGGCGAACCGAGCAGCACAGAAAAACTCGGTGATGTTGTAAAAAATGGACGACGTGGTTCTTTAATTGGTTATTTACGGATTTTTGGTATTCAAGGGCATGTTGCTTATCCGCATTTAGCGGAGAACCCAATTCATCGTGTGCTTCCTTTCTTGACGCAACTTGTAAATTATGAATGGGATCAAGGTAATGAATTTTTTCCAAAAACGAGTTTGCAAATCACTAACATTCATGCAGGGCAGGGGAGTACAAATGTCATTCCGCCTTATGTAGATATTCAATTTAATTTACGTTACAGTTCTGAATTGAATCACGAAATAATTGAAAATATCGTTGAAACTTTATTAAAAGAAAATGCATTAAAATATGAAATAAAATGGCATTTATCAGGGAAACCTTTCTTTACTGCACCAGGGCGTTTTACAAATGCTGTAAAAAATGCTGTAAAAAATGTGACACAGGTTGAAAGTGAATTAAATACCACTGGCGGAACCTCGGACGGACGGTTTATCGCACAAACAGGCGCTGAGGTGGTTGAATTAGGTCCGATTAATGCCCTTATTCATAAAGTGAATGAGTGGACAAGTTGTGAGGATCTCATTAAATTGGAAAAAATCTATCAAATGATTTTAGAAGATTTGCTATCTAAGTGA
- the hslV gene encoding ATP-dependent protease subunit HslV yields the protein MTTIVSVRRNGKVVVGGDGQVSLGNTVMKGNARKVRRLYKGKVLAGFAGGTADAFTLFELFERKLEMHNGHLLKSAVELAKDWRTDRALRKLEAMLIVADETESLIITGIGDVVQPEEDQILAIGSGGNYALSAARALVENTDLSAREIVEKSLKIAGDICVFTNTNFTIEELP from the coding sequence ATGACAACAATTGTCAGCGTTAGACGCAATGGTAAAGTCGTCGTCGGCGGCGATGGACAAGTTTCTTTAGGTAATACCGTCATGAAAGGTAATGCACGTAAAGTAAGACGCTTGTATAAAGGGAAAGTCCTTGCAGGATTCGCAGGGGGTACAGCAGACGCGTTTACACTTTTTGAGCTTTTTGAACGTAAGCTAGAAATGCATAACGGACACTTATTAAAAAGTGCTGTTGAATTAGCAAAAGACTGGCGTACTGACCGAGCTTTACGTAAGTTAGAAGCAATGTTGATCGTTGCAGACGAAACGGAAAGCCTTATCATCACAGGTATTGGTGATGTAGTACAACCAGAAGAAGATCAAATTTTAGCGATCGGCTCAGGTGGCAACTATGCACTTTCAGCTGCTCGTGCACTCGTAGAAAATACCGATCTATCAGCTCGTGAAATCGTAGAAAAATCTTTAAAAATTGCGGGCGATATCTGCGTATTCACTAACACAAACTTCACAATCGAAGAATTACCATAA
- a CDS encoding YtfJ family protein, whose translation MKKKLLLSTALFFAGLVQANNIHLNQPLPAVTVTDSGEVTLQDGKIGHKPWYSQELKGKVRVLQHIAGRVSAQKMNNDLMVLLGKEKLNPKNYQTTTIINGDDEMFGTGFLIERAVNNGKKDHPGTQVVMDNKGVVKKAWDLKPEDSLIVVLDKAGKVRFVNEGKLTQAQIKEVLDLTQKLQ comes from the coding sequence ATGAAGAAAAAGTTATTATTAAGTACTGCACTTTTTTTTGCGGGCTTAGTACAAGCAAATAACATTCACCTTAACCAGCCTTTACCCGCAGTAACAGTAACTGATTCTGGGGAAGTAACATTACAAGATGGCAAAATCGGTCATAAACCATGGTATAGCCAAGAATTAAAAGGTAAAGTGCGAGTATTACAACACATTGCTGGACGTGTAAGCGCACAAAAAATGAATAACGATTTAATGGTTCTTTTAGGAAAAGAAAAATTGAATCCTAAAAATTATCAAACAACAACAATTATCAATGGTGATGATGAAATGTTTGGTACTGGATTTTTAATTGAACGTGCTGTAAATAATGGTAAAAAAGATCATCCAGGTACGCAAGTTGTGATGGATAACAAAGGTGTTGTGAAAAAAGCATGGGATCTAAAACCAGAAGATAGTTTGATTGTTGTATTGGATAAAGCTGGAAAAGTGCGCTTCGTAAATGAAGGTAAACTCACCCAAGCACAGATCAAGGAAGTTCTTGATTTAACACAAAAATTACAATAA
- a CDS encoding M15 family metallopeptidase, with amino-acid sequence MQKNHAILTGKTRSHLMPLEKEGHYLQPEVADAFKKLQQAAKKAGFNLQPASSFRDFERQKVIWNAKFTGQRKVHDDTSTPVNLNVLNDWQKCQAILRWSALPGLSRHHWGTEIDIYDPELLPQDKTLQLEPWEYEKGGYFYPLTEWLKEHAPKFGFSFCFLDLPEQYLFGREPWHLTYFPLSQKLAQQMNKQVLLDAWDNDELAGKETLVTHLDEIFTHYFIKG; translated from the coding sequence ATGCAAAAAAATCATGCTATTTTAACGGGAAAAACACGCTCACATTTAATGCCATTAGAAAAAGAGGGGCATTATTTACAACCTGAGGTAGCAGATGCATTTAAAAAATTGCAGCAAGCAGCAAAGAAAGCGGGCTTTAATTTACAACCAGCAAGCAGTTTTCGTGATTTTGAACGCCAAAAGGTGATTTGGAATGCAAAATTTACTGGACAACGTAAGGTTCATGATGATACAAGTACGCCCGTTAATCTCAATGTGTTAAATGACTGGCAGAAATGCCAAGCGATTTTGCGTTGGTCAGCCTTACCAGGATTGAGTCGCCATCATTGGGGAACGGAAATAGATATTTATGATCCCGAATTATTACCACAAGACAAAACATTACAATTAGAACCCTGGGAATACGAAAAAGGTGGGTATTTTTATCCATTAACAGAATGGTTAAAAGAACACGCCCCAAAATTCGGATTTTCTTTTTGTTTTCTTGATCTACCTGAGCAATATTTATTTGGGCGTGAACCGTGGCACTTAACTTATTTTCCATTATCCCAAAAACTTGCTCAGCAAATGAATAAACAAGTATTATTAGATGCATGGGACAATGATGAGCTAGCGGGTAAAGAAACGCTAGTCACTCATTTAGATGAAATTTTTACTCACTACTTTATTAAAGGATAA
- a CDS encoding L-lactate permease: protein MALFLSIFPIVLLIYLMVKRKAWPSYVALPWIAAVILIIQLVYFQTDIVTVSANIMSALIAVQTPITVIFGAILFNRFCDVSGVTDTLRKWLGHINPNPVAQLMIIGWAFAFMIEGASGFGTPAAIAAPILVGLGFPPLRVAMLALVMNSVPVSFGAVGTPTWFGFAPLNLPTHEILQVGAISATIHAFASIVIPVMALRFIVSWQQIRKNIVFIYISVFACVIPYVLIAFVNYEFPALVGGAVGLFISVWAANKGWGLEKDESHTEASAVTGKALTKALFPTGLLIFILIITRIKQLPFKGMLNDATHWVGVQLGSLGYFDVSKGLVLSLNHIFGTNITSSYKLLYVPALIPFVITVLIAVPVFALSAKQTGAIFKESLQQSRNPFLALVGALIMVKLMLVGGDHSMVKIIGKSFAEATGHYWTLFAAYLGAIGSFFSGSNTVSNLTFGSVQLSTAQMTGLSATLILALQSVGGAMGNMVCINNIVAVSSVLNIDNQEGTIIKKTIVPMIVYGIIAAVVALTIIPLFFHV, encoded by the coding sequence ATGGCACTTTTTTTGAGTATCTTTCCCATTGTTTTACTCATTTATTTAATGGTAAAACGTAAGGCGTGGCCTTCATATGTTGCACTTCCATGGATTGCAGCAGTTATTTTGATTATCCAATTGGTGTATTTCCAAACGGATATCGTAACTGTAAGTGCAAACATCATGTCAGCATTAATCGCTGTACAAACACCGATTACTGTTATCTTTGGTGCGATTTTATTTAACCGTTTCTGTGATGTTTCTGGTGTAACAGATACATTACGTAAGTGGTTAGGTCACATTAATCCAAATCCAGTCGCACAATTGATGATTATCGGTTGGGCTTTTGCCTTCATGATCGAAGGGGCGAGTGGTTTTGGTACACCAGCTGCGATCGCTGCACCAATTCTTGTTGGTTTAGGTTTTCCACCATTACGTGTTGCAATGCTTGCACTTGTAATGAACTCTGTACCAGTTTCTTTCGGTGCGGTAGGTACACCAACTTGGTTCGGTTTTGCACCATTAAATCTTCCAACACATGAAATTCTACAAGTAGGTGCGATTAGTGCAACTATCCACGCATTTGCATCTATCGTTATTCCAGTAATGGCATTACGTTTCATCGTAAGTTGGCAACAAATTCGTAAAAATATCGTATTTATCTACATTAGTGTTTTCGCTTGTGTAATTCCTTACGTATTAATTGCATTTGTAAACTATGAATTCCCTGCATTAGTTGGTGGTGCGGTTGGTCTATTTATCTCTGTATGGGCGGCTAATAAAGGTTGGGGTCTTGAAAAAGATGAAAGCCACACTGAAGCAAGTGCTGTAACAGGTAAAGCATTAACTAAAGCACTTTTCCCTACAGGATTATTAATTTTTATCCTTATCATTACTCGTATTAAACAACTTCCATTCAAAGGTATGTTAAATGATGCGACTCACTGGGTAGGGGTTCAATTAGGTTCATTAGGTTACTTTGATGTAAGTAAAGGTTTAGTATTAAGTTTAAATCATATCTTCGGTACAAACATTACTTCTAGTTATAAACTTTTATATGTACCAGCATTAATTCCATTTGTAATTACTGTATTAATTGCTGTACCAGTATTCGCACTTTCAGCAAAACAAACTGGCGCAATCTTTAAAGAAAGTTTACAACAAAGTCGTAACCCATTCTTGGCATTGGTTGGCGCATTAATTATGGTTAAATTAATGTTAGTAGGTGGTGATCACTCAATGGTTAAAATCATTGGTAAAAGTTTCGCAGAAGCAACAGGTCATTACTGGACATTATTTGCAGCATATTTAGGTGCTATTGGTTCATTCTTCTCAGGATCTAATACTGTATCTAACTTAACATTTGGTAGTGTTCAATTATCAACAGCACAAATGACAGGGCTATCTGCAACCTTAATCCTTGCATTACAATCAGTAGGTGGGGCAATGGGTAACATGGTATGTATCAATAATATCGTGGCAGTAAGTTCCGTATTAAATATTGATAATCAAGAAGGGACTATCATTAAGAAAACAATCGTTCCAATGATTGTTTACGGTATTATCGCAGCGGTTGTTGCATTAACTATAATTCCACTATTTTTTCATGTGTAA